The Streptococcus sanguinis genomic sequence GCCTCTATCTGATTGGCGGCTGGCTGTGACTCAGTGCTGTTCTGCTGGTCAGCTACGGCCTTGCCCTGAGCTAAGACAGCCATCAATACAGCGGCTGATAAACTCAAGGCCTGAGTATAGAGACGCTTCTTGTATGAATCGTTCATTAGGAAATCTCCTTTGTGTAAAATATTCTATATTTAGTATAACAAATATCGAAAGCGCTTTCAAACAAAAATAGAAAAAACATGCAAAGTTACCCAAAGTGGTCTCTCAGATGAATTGCTGAGCATAGGGGTCTTCCTAGTTCCAGGTGCTATTTGCAATATCCGAACCTTCTGCCTTTATTTTCTGAAATAGTATACAAAATCCTCGAATTTATGCTACAATGAGACAAACTAAAAATGATTGGAGCCAAGCATGAAAGCAATTATTACCGTTGTCGGAAAAGATAAAACAGGGATTGTAGCCGGAGTTTCCACTAAAATTGCGGAGCTGGGGCTGAATATTGACGATATTTCCCAAACCGTTTTGGAGGAATATTTTACCATGATGGCCTTGGTATCAAGTGATGAAAAGCAAGATTTTACGGCCCTTCGCAATGAGTTTGAAGCTTTCGGACAAGAGCTCAATGTCAAAATCAACATTCAAAGCGCAGCTATTTTTGATGCCATGTACAATATCTAAGGAGTGAAGGATGGATATTAGACAAGTAACAGAAACCATTGCCATGATTGAGGAGCAGAATTTTGATATTCGGACCATCACCATGGGCATTTCACTCTTAGACTGTATCGACACAGATATTGATCGGGCGGCGGAGAAGATTTACCAAAAAATCACGACCAAAGCGAAAGACCTGGTGGCAGTTGGGGATGAAATTGCTGCAGAGCTTGGGATTCCTATCGTCAACAAGCGGGTATCTGTGACTCCGATTTCTTTGATTGGGGCAGCGACAGACAGCAGTGACTATGTGCCTCTGGCCAAGGCTTTAGACAAGGCGGCCAAGGAAATCGGTGTTGATTTTATCGGTGGTTTCTCTGCCTTGGTTCAAAAGGGCTATCAAAAAGGCGATGAAATCCTCATTAATTCTATTCCACGTGCTTTGGCTGAGACGGATAAGGTCTGCTCCTCTGTCAATATCGGCTCAACCAAGACTGGCATCAATATGACGGCAGTTGCGGATATGGGGCGGATTATCAAGGAAACAGCCCAGCTTTCTGACATGGGTGCGGCCAAGCTAGTCGTCTTTGCTAATGCAGTAGAGGACAATCCTTTTATGGCAGGTGCCTTCCATGGTGTTGGTGAAGCAGATGTGGTCATCAATGTCGGAGTTTCTGGGCCTGGTGTTGTTAAGCGAGCCTTGGAAAAGGTCCGTGGTGAGAGTTTTGACGTGGTCGCGGAAACGGTCAAGAAAACGGCCTTCAAAATCACCCGTATTGGTCAGTTAGTCGGTCAGATGGCCAGCGAGCGTCTGGGTGTCAAGTTCGGGATTGTTGACTTGAGTCTGGCTCCAACACCGGCAGTCGGAGATTCAGTGGCCCGTGTCTTGGAAGAAATGGGCTTGGAAACAGTCGGTACTCATGGCACGACAGCGGCACTCGCCCTGCTCAATGACCAAGTTAAAAAAGGCGGTGTTATGGCCTGCAATCAGGTTGGCGGACTGTCTGGTGCTTTCATCCCTGTGTCAGAAGACGAGGGCATGATTGCGGCTGTGCAAAACGGCTCGCTCAATCTAGAAAAGCTAGAAGCTATGACAGCTATCTGCTCGGTAGGTTTGGATATGATTGCTATTCCAGAGGCGACGCCAGCTGAAACCATCGCAGCCATGATTGCGGATGAAGCGGCGATTGGAGTTATCAATCAGAAGACAACAGCTGTGCGGATTATTCCGAAAGGCAAGGAAGGCGATATGATTGAATTTGGCGGGCTCTTGGGAACAGCTCCGGTCATGAAGGTCAATCAAGCTTCGTCTGCTGCCTTTATCGCGCGGGGCGGTCAGATTCCAGCGCCTATTCACAGCTTTAAAAACTAAAAAGCTAGATTTGAAACAGTTTTTAAGAAAGCAGCGTAAAGGACAGTTATTCAGTTTCCGAGTAGGAGTTTGCGGGATTGAATCTAGCTGGATGCTTGAAATGTAGGGGATTATAAGGAGATTGTTTAGGTTATGAATAAAAGAGAGCTAGCTGAGCTGGCCCTTGATTTAGGTTTGGATGTTGATAAGGAGAGCGGCATTATATATGGTCGTAGAAGGGATTATGCTTTTTATCTAGAGACCATAACAGATGGCGACGAATTTGCGATTTTCTTTTCAGTCAGATGTGAGCAGGGCTATATAGGTCGAGATACCTTGGAAGCTTTGATCAACGATTCCGAGGTTTTGATTGATTTTGAAAGAGCTGGCTATAACTTGGCCTGTCAGATTTTGGCTGATCAGGATCGAGATCTGCTGCCGGATATTTTGGAGGAGGCTATCGAGGACTGCACCCGCTACTTTGAGGAGCAAGGGCTGGTTAGCGCCTGTGAAAAAACCGGTGAAACCGGAGATGTGGACTTGTATCAGATCAAAGGAGATTGGCTCTTTCTCACGCCATCTAGCTATGAGCGGATGGTTTCCATCTCACAGGATAAGGTGACAAAGCGCTCCCTTCCTCATCAAAGTCCGCAGAAAATACATTATTTTCTGGGTGTTCTCGGAGCATTCTTGACGAGCTTGCTTGGCGCATGTCTTGTCTTCTTTCTGACAGGTGCATCCTTGGCCATGGGCTTCATATCAGGTTTTACACTGCTATTTAGCATTGCTTGCTATGAAAAGTTTGTCAAAGGTATTTCTGTTTTAGGAATTGTGGCAAGTTTCTTTTTTACTTTAGCGATGAGCTTTGTAGCTGTTCAAATTGGTTATGCCAATTCTTTTTACCAAGGGGAAGGCAATATTTTGCAAGCCATTATCGCTATTAATAAAGCTGCTTTATCCGGACAGTTTGGTCTTAATTATTGGCTCCATTATCTGTACATTATTCTTGGGTGTGTCAGTGCCGTAAAAGTTCATATTAAGTCTCTATAGTTGATTAGATGCTGATTTCACGGTGAGCTGCTGTCTATCATAGTGGGAAACCGGGTTCTCCCTCTTCTTTATCTAAAGAATACGAAGGCCTATACTATAATAAACAAAGAAAAAATAAAAGAGGTGAAGTATGTCAAAAACAAGACTCTATGTTATCCGTCATGGCAAGACCATGTTCAATACTATCGGCCGGGCTCAAGGTTGGTCTGATACCCCGCTGACTGCTAAAGGGGAGCGCGGTATTCGCGAGCTGGGTATCGGATTGCGAGAGTCTGGTTTGCCTTTTGTCAAGGCTTTTTCCAGTGATAGTGGTCGGACCATTCAGACCATGGGGATTATCCTAGAGGAGCTGGGCCTGACTGGTCAGATTCCCTATCGCTATGACAAGCGCATCCGGGAGTGGTGTTTCGGCAGTTTTGATGGTGCTTATGGTGGTGAGCTCTTTCATGGCGTTATCCCACGAGTTCTTAAGACGGATAATTACAAAGAACTCAGTTGGCCGGATTTGGCGAATGGCCTGGTAGAAGTGGATTCGGCAGGTTGGGCTGAGCCTTGGGACAAGCTAAGCGGTCGGATTTTAGAAGGATTTGAAGCCATTGCTAGAGAGGTGGAGTCCTCAGGCGGCGGCAATGCTCTGGTCGTCAGCCACAGTATGACCATTGGTACTTTGGCTTATCTGGTTGATGAGAATATCACGAAAAATCCTAATGTCGACAATGGCAGTGTCACAGTGCTGGAGTATGAAGATGGTCGCTTTAGCATCCAGGCCTTGGGTGATGTGTCTTACCGTCAGATCGGCGCAGCCACATTGGACCGAGAAAATCAAGAATGAGCAGGAGTTTTGAGATTCCTGCTTTTTGCTTTGAAAGCCAGATGGAGCCAATTTCTTCATAAAATGGTATAATATGAAAAGAACAACGGAGGAAATGAAATGGCAAAAACAAGATTATACTTGGTTCGTCATGGCAAAACCATGTTTAATACTATCGGCCGGGCTCAAGGCTGGTCTGATACCCCATTGACTGAAGTTGGGGAACGTGGCATTCATGAGTTGGGCATTGGCTTGAGAGAAGCTGGGCTTGATTTCAAATTGGCCCGCTCCAGCGACAGCGGCCGGACTATTCAGACCATGGGCATTATTCTAGAGGAGCTGGGTTTGACTGGTCAGATTCCTTATACCTTTGACAAACGAATTCGCGAATGGTGCTTTGGCAGTTTTGATGGTGGTTATGATGGAGAGCTCTTTATGGGTGTGATGCCCCGGGTTTTCAATATTGAGCATGTTCATCAGCTTAGCTATGCTGAGTTGGCAGAAGGTCTTGTAGAAGTCGATACAGCAGGCTGGGCAGAAAATTGGGAAAAGCTTAGCGGCCGAATTTGGGAAGGCTTTTCAGCCATAGCTGAGGAACTGGAAGCTGCTGGCGGTGGCAATGCCCTTGTAGTCAGCCACGGCATGACCATCGGAACCTTTGTCTATCTAATCAACCGAACTCAGCCTCATGGTTTGGACAATGGCAGCGTGACGGTTGTAGACTATGAAGATGGTAAATTCACAGTAGCTTGCATCGGAGACATGTCTTATCGAGAGGTCGGTGCCAAAGTAATGGAGGAAGAAGTTGAAGCGCGCTAAACATCGCAAAGAAAAGAGAAAATCGAAGTCTAAGAAGATTGGGTTAACGTTTTTATTGTTAATCGTCTTGTGTCTAGTAGCTGGAGGGACGGTGATTTATTTCCGTCCGTCCTTGTTACAAGATCTGCTTGCAAAGATTCAGTTTTCGGGTTCATCTAGCAGTTCTGCTACGAAAGGCTCTTCTGGCTCAGAGAGCTCGCAGTCTGATTTGCCCAAGGTTTCTTCTACTGATTGGAATTTGATTTTGGTCAATCGAGACAACCAGCAAGAAGAAAAAACACCTGAACTGACTCAGATTGGAGAGGTCCAGGTCGATAGCCGCATTGCTGAAAATACTCGGCAATTTCTAGCAGCAGCCCAAGCGATAGCTCCTGAAGAAACTTTAATCTCTGGCTATCGCAGCCGAGCTGAGCAGGAAGAACTCTATAACGAAAAAGTTGCTGGGGAAGTTGCCAAAGGCTTGTCGAATGAAGAAGCAGTCAACATCGTGCTGAAGCAAGTGCAGCTTCCAGGAGCCAGTGAGCATCAAACGGGCTTGGCTATTGATATGAGCGCTCCAGAAGGCCAGGAGGATGAATTGGCAGCCAAGATTGCGGAGCTAGCTCCCCAGTATGGTTTTGTCCTTCGCTATCCGGATGGCAAGAGTGATATTACCGGAGTTGACTTTGAGAATTGGCATTACCGCTATGTCGGTGTGGAGAATGCCCAGTATATGCAGAAGCACAATCTGGTTCTGGAAGAATATATCGCCCTGCTCAAGGCAGCAGGAAAATAAACAAGTAAGTCAGGATTTCCTGGCTTTTTTTATGCTGATTTATCAGGATGCAGGTCTCTAATCCTTTTAGCTTCTGATCAAATCAGCTGCAAGTATTGATAGATAAAAATGAATTACTTTTTGTAAAAAAATATTTATAAATCCTTGACAACTATATCGGACTGCGATATAATTTTTTATATCAAGGTTCGATATATCGAGGTGAAAGTGAGATGAGAAGATGAGTGGATTGACAGAAAAGCTTAGGAGAGTCTATGTGCCAATGACAGAGACAGGTTTTTATATCCTCTTCTGTCTTCAGAAAGAAAGGCATGGCTACAGTATTACTCAAAAAGTCAAGGAGCTGACAGAAGGACAGCTATCTATCAGCCCGGGGACCATGTACGGGACCTTGGCAAAGATGGAAAAAGATGGTCTGATTGCCTTTGTTCGTGAGGAAGAAAAGAGAAAGCTCTACCAGATTACAGAACTTGGACAGAAAATTTTGGGCTTGGAAATCCAGCGGATTGAGCGCCTTTACCGCAATAGTAAGGAGGAAGTTTGATGGAAAAGAAAATTGTCTATAAAATCTTTACCATTGCAGACTATGACAGAGAAGCAGCTTATTTTAAAAAAATGCACAGTCAAGGCTGGAAATTGAAGAAAGTAAGTTATTCTCCCTTTCTTGTTGCAGTTCGTTATACATTTGAAGCCTGTCCGCCTCAGGAAGTGGCCTATCAATTGGATTTTCGCCCCATAAAGAAGGCGGAGCAAGAATCCTATTATCAACTGTTTGAGGATTGTGGCTGGGAGCATATTACAAACTTTAATCAGTTCTCTTATTTCCGCAAGCCAGTTTCTCAGCTTGATGCAGACAGCGATCTTGAAATCTATAATGACGCATGGTCTAAGCTAGAAATGGTCAAGCGTTTGCTTGTATGGCGATTTTTGCCAGCCATCATGGTTTTGTGTGTCACGACTTATCTCATTCTAGATATTTCCCAGAAAAGTTTGAAAGCAAGTCTGTTATTCAAATCAATCTTAGCAATAGACTGTCTTATATTGCTCATTCTGTTCTGTCAACTGGTCCATATTGCCTTGCGTTTTTGGAAAATGAGGCAGGAACTGAAAGATTGATTGCAGTTTTGTTAAATACTGTTGTGAAAGCGAGGAAAACAATGAAAAAGACCATTATTGAAGTGCAAGGCTTGAAAAAGAAATTCAAGGAACAAGAAGCCTTGGCAGGAATCGATTTTTCCATCCAAGAGGGAGAAATTTTTGGCTTCCTAGGACCGTCTGGATCTGGTAAAACGACGACTATCAATATCTTGACTGGTCAGTTGTCTGCAGATGCTGGAACAGCTCATGTGTTGTCTGCTCCGGTTGAGGATTTTAAGGTAGAAGTCCTGGAGCAGATTGGTATTGTCAGCGATGGCAGTGGCTTTTATGAAAAGATGTCACTTTATAAAAATCTCAAGGCCTATGCTATGCTCTTTGGTGTTAATATGACAGAAGTCGATGAACTTCTCCGAAAAGTGGGGCTTTATGATAGTCGCAACAAGGTGGCTGAAAAACTATCTACGGGTATGAAGCAGCGCATGTTACTGGTGCGTGCCTTGATTAATCGACCTAAACTGCTTTTTTTGGATGAGCCAACCAGTGGTTTGGATCCGTCAACTTCTCGCACCATTCACGAATTGTTGCTGGAACTAAAAGCGCAGGGGACAACTATTTTTCTGACGACTCATGATATGCAGGAAGCTACCCTCTTGTGTGATCGCTTGGCCTTGCTCAGTAAAGGGAAATTAGTTGAGGTAGGCAGTCCGCATGAGATAATCCAAAAGTACAATACGGATAAGAAGGTTCGTTTAGAATATGTAGATTTGACGACGAAGACAGTTACCTTTGATGAACTGCAAGGTGGTTTGGATTTGTCCAATGTTATCAGTATTCATTCCTGCGAACCAACTTTGGAAGATGTTTTCATCACGTTGACAGGAGGTACCTTAAATGTCTAATAAATTAAAAGGTATGATTTGGCTGAGAGGTCAAGTGACGCTAGCTAATAAAAGTATTCTATTACAGGTTTTTATGCCGATTTTACTCATTTTTCTCTATAAATTTATTTTTTCTCTGAATGGAGCAGGTAAGGAAATTGGAGTGGATAAACTAGCTATTATGTTGCTTACGATCTCTCTGCCTTTCTCTCTAGCCATGTCAGTTGGAACACCCATTATCATCATTCTAGCTGAGGAAAGAGAAAAACATAATTTGCAAAGTTTGCGCTTGGCTGGTGTGACAGCGGGTCAATACATTCTCTCCGCTTTAATCTGGCCAGCAATTATTGGGATTTTTTATATCGTCATTACCCCAATTTTGGTAGGAGCTAAGCTTTCTAATCATCTGTTCAGCTATAGTTTGGTTCTCTTATTGACCATGCTGGTCTTAATTTTCTTCTTTTTAATGGTTGGTCTGTTTTGTAAAAATCAGGTCATGGCACAATCTCTTAGTGTCCCAGCCATGCTCTTGGCGGCATTTATTCCTATGTTTTCAAATATGAGCGAGGATTTATTTAAGGTGCTGCGTTATAGCTTTATGGGCCTATTTACTAGCTATATGAAAGATTGGTCTCATTTCCATTTATGGAGCGGAGAATTTTTGGCTCTGCTAGTTTGGTTGCTCCTTTTTGCAGGAATTTCTTTCTATTTGATGCGCCGTTTGCAAATTTTGGACGACTAATCTAGGTCGCTAGACTGATTTTTAGCACTCTTGTAAAAAGAGTGCTAATTTTTTGAGTTTTTGTCTTGACTTTGGAGTAGAAGAGTGTATAATAGAATCATGAGTTAGCACTCGAAGTGGCTGAGTGCTAATCGACAGCAGAATCTTGATTGGAGGTGATGCCGTGGTCACGGAGCGTCAAAATGAGATTTTGAATTTGATTATTGATATCTTTACCAAGACTCACGAGCCGGTC encodes the following:
- a CDS encoding ACT domain-containing protein, whose product is MKAIITVVGKDKTGIVAGVSTKIAELGLNIDDISQTVLEEYFTMMALVSSDEKQDFTALRNEFEAFGQELNVKINIQSAAIFDAMYNI
- a CDS encoding PFL family protein, which produces MDIRQVTETIAMIEEQNFDIRTITMGISLLDCIDTDIDRAAEKIYQKITTKAKDLVAVGDEIAAELGIPIVNKRVSVTPISLIGAATDSSDYVPLAKALDKAAKEIGVDFIGGFSALVQKGYQKGDEILINSIPRALAETDKVCSSVNIGSTKTGINMTAVADMGRIIKETAQLSDMGAAKLVVFANAVEDNPFMAGAFHGVGEADVVINVGVSGPGVVKRALEKVRGESFDVVAETVKKTAFKITRIGQLVGQMASERLGVKFGIVDLSLAPTPAVGDSVARVLEEMGLETVGTHGTTAALALLNDQVKKGGVMACNQVGGLSGAFIPVSEDEGMIAAVQNGSLNLEKLEAMTAICSVGLDMIAIPEATPAETIAAMIADEAAIGVINQKTTAVRIIPKGKEGDMIEFGGLLGTAPVMKVNQASSAAFIARGGQIPAPIHSFKN
- a CDS encoding histidine phosphatase family protein produces the protein MSKTRLYVIRHGKTMFNTIGRAQGWSDTPLTAKGERGIRELGIGLRESGLPFVKAFSSDSGRTIQTMGIILEELGLTGQIPYRYDKRIREWCFGSFDGAYGGELFHGVIPRVLKTDNYKELSWPDLANGLVEVDSAGWAEPWDKLSGRILEGFEAIAREVESSGGGNALVVSHSMTIGTLAYLVDENITKNPNVDNGSVTVLEYEDGRFSIQALGDVSYRQIGAATLDRENQE
- a CDS encoding histidine phosphatase family protein, which produces MAKTRLYLVRHGKTMFNTIGRAQGWSDTPLTEVGERGIHELGIGLREAGLDFKLARSSDSGRTIQTMGIILEELGLTGQIPYTFDKRIREWCFGSFDGGYDGELFMGVMPRVFNIEHVHQLSYAELAEGLVEVDTAGWAENWEKLSGRIWEGFSAIAEELEAAGGGNALVVSHGMTIGTFVYLINRTQPHGLDNGSVTVVDYEDGKFTVACIGDMSYREVGAKVMEEEVEAR
- a CDS encoding D-alanyl-D-alanine carboxypeptidase family protein, with protein sequence MKRAKHRKEKRKSKSKKIGLTFLLLIVLCLVAGGTVIYFRPSLLQDLLAKIQFSGSSSSSATKGSSGSESSQSDLPKVSSTDWNLILVNRDNQQEEKTPELTQIGEVQVDSRIAENTRQFLAAAQAIAPEETLISGYRSRAEQEELYNEKVAGEVAKGLSNEEAVNIVLKQVQLPGASEHQTGLAIDMSAPEGQEDELAAKIAELAPQYGFVLRYPDGKSDITGVDFENWHYRYVGVENAQYMQKHNLVLEEYIALLKAAGK
- a CDS encoding PadR family transcriptional regulator — its product is MSGLTEKLRRVYVPMTETGFYILFCLQKERHGYSITQKVKELTEGQLSISPGTMYGTLAKMEKDGLIAFVREEEKRKLYQITELGQKILGLEIQRIERLYRNSKEEV
- a CDS encoding DUF2812 domain-containing protein, whose amino-acid sequence is MEKKIVYKIFTIADYDREAAYFKKMHSQGWKLKKVSYSPFLVAVRYTFEACPPQEVAYQLDFRPIKKAEQESYYQLFEDCGWEHITNFNQFSYFRKPVSQLDADSDLEIYNDAWSKLEMVKRLLVWRFLPAIMVLCVTTYLILDISQKSLKASLLFKSILAIDCLILLILFCQLVHIALRFWKMRQELKD
- a CDS encoding ABC transporter ATP-binding protein: MKKTIIEVQGLKKKFKEQEALAGIDFSIQEGEIFGFLGPSGSGKTTTINILTGQLSADAGTAHVLSAPVEDFKVEVLEQIGIVSDGSGFYEKMSLYKNLKAYAMLFGVNMTEVDELLRKVGLYDSRNKVAEKLSTGMKQRMLLVRALINRPKLLFLDEPTSGLDPSTSRTIHELLLELKAQGTTIFLTTHDMQEATLLCDRLALLSKGKLVEVGSPHEIIQKYNTDKKVRLEYVDLTTKTVTFDELQGGLDLSNVISIHSCEPTLEDVFITLTGGTLNV
- a CDS encoding ABC transporter permease, which encodes MSNKLKGMIWLRGQVTLANKSILLQVFMPILLIFLYKFIFSLNGAGKEIGVDKLAIMLLTISLPFSLAMSVGTPIIIILAEEREKHNLQSLRLAGVTAGQYILSALIWPAIIGIFYIVITPILVGAKLSNHLFSYSLVLLLTMLVLIFFFLMVGLFCKNQVMAQSLSVPAMLLAAFIPMFSNMSEDLFKVLRYSFMGLFTSYMKDWSHFHLWSGEFLALLVWLLLFAGISFYLMRRLQILDD